One region of Drosophila teissieri strain GT53w chromosome 2L, Prin_Dtei_1.1, whole genome shotgun sequence genomic DNA includes:
- the LOC122611715 gene encoding 2',5'-phosphodiesterase 12 isoform X2 translates to MEKVYFRNASDSKELDIVFRFVNANLKIDREFNFRRQMNEPIDAILARIQSNIQSRLAKSCKKLKTKPPAEINVKLLNDNYDGKLSELTFGDLLTQDVSNVKLQVLDTVYDLVFNPPWISALKLPSCILAGFVTYPTNVQIQFGDRQFSKAVWSKAKKPTDMDWEECGEGFQYLVAPENVGYHLKLVVTPGNAQGMAGPVLEKISNSAVQESPGSCPFQDRHRHTPHSLSAPNEMRVVSYNLLADLYASSDYAGSTLFSYCPAKYLQIDYRKPLFINEIIGYNADILCLQEVDQRIFDFDLKEILAQPPYDYHGLMAPKGKCAEGVAIFYRNSRFDLLDSQVLHLGSNIPVLPVFESLWNKIKVYAQLAERICDRSTTLQTCLLRIKDTDNYVLVANTHLYFHPDADHIRLLQMGFSMLFIEHSISKALKDFNISSPKNIGLVFCGDFNSVPECGIYKLMTEQLADRTLEDWRSNSEQAVSNVELSQPFKMGSAYGAPEYTHYTTLFSGCLDYVFYQNDRFELLKVVPLPTEEELKANAAIPSPVFPSDHVALVADLKFL, encoded by the coding sequence ATGGAGAAGGTTTACTTCAGAAACGCAAGTGATAGCAAGGAACTGGACATTGTGTTTCGCTTTGTGAATGCGAACTTGAAGATAGACCGGGAGTTCAATTTCCGTCGCCAAATGAACGAGCCCATCGATGCGATTCTGGCCCGGATTCAGAGCAATATTCAAAGCCGGCTGGCCAAGTCGTGCAAGaaactgaaaaccaaaccaCCCGCCGAAATCAATGTGAAACTCCTGAACGACAACTACGATGGCAAACTGAGTGAATTGACCTTTGGCGATCTACTCACCCAGGATGTCAGCAACGTGAAGCTGCAGGTGCTGGACACAGTCTACGATTTGGTGTTCAATCCGCCATGGATTTCAGCCCTCAAGTTGCCCTCGTGCATATTGGCGGGATTCGTCACCTACCCGACCAATGTGCAGATTCAGTTCGGAGATCGCCAGTTCAGCAAAGCAGTTTGGTCCAAGGCCAAGAAACCCACGGACATGGATTGGGAGGAGTGCGGAGAGGGATTTCAGTATCTGGTGGCGCCTGAGAACGTTGGTTACCATCTCAAGTTAGTGGTAACGCCGGGAAACGCACAGGGAATGGCTGGTCCGGTGTTGGAGAAGATATCCAACTCTGCGGTGCAGGAATCTCCCGGATCCTGTCCATTCCAAGATCGCCACAGGCACACGCCACACTCTTTGAGCGCCCCCAATGAAATGCGGGTGGTGTCCTACAATCTGCTGGCCGATCTGTATGCCAGCAGTGACTATGCCGGTAGCACTCTGTTCTCCTATTGCCCAGCGAAGTATCTGCAAATAGACTACAGGAAACCGCTCTTCATCAACGAGATCATCGGCTACAACGCCGATATTCTCTGCCTGCAAGAGGTCGATCAGCGGATATTCGACTTTGATTTAAAGGAAATCCTCGCACAACCTCCGTATGACTATCACGGCTTAATGGCCCCCAAAGGCAAATGTGCCGAGGGAGTGGCCATTTTCTATCGCAACTCGCGCTTTGACCTCCTGGACTCCCAGGTTCTGCATTTGGGATCCAACATCCCCGTACTGCCCGTGTTTGAAAGCCTCTGGAATAAGATCAAAGTTTACGCACAATTGGCAGAACGAATCTGTGATCGGTCCACCACTCTGCAAACTTGTTTGCTCAGGATCAAGGACACCGATAACTACGTGCTGGTGGCCAACACGCATTTATATTTCCATCCGGATGCAGATCACATTCGACTGCTGCAGATGGGATTTTCCATGCTCTTTATAGAGCACTCAATTAGCAAAGCATTGAAGGACTTTAATATAAGTAGCCCCAAGAACATTGGACTGGTATTTTGTGGCGATTTCAACAGCGTTCCCGAGTGCGGAATCTACAAGTTGATGACGGAGCAGCTCGCGGACAGAACTCTGGAGGATTGGCGAAGTAATTCCGAGCAGGCTGTTTCGAATGTGGAGCTCTCACAGCCGTTCAAGATGGGCTCTGCTTACGGGGCACCGGAGTATACCCACTACACCACCCTGTTTTCGGGTTGCTTGGACTACGTATTCTACCAAAACGATCGCTTCGAGTTGCTAAAGGTGGTCCCACTGCCAACAGAGGAGGAGCTGAAAGCCAACGCTGCCATACCTTCGCCTGTTTTTCCATCCGATCATGTGGCTCTGGTAGCCGATCTTAAGTTTCTTTAA
- the LOC122611715 gene encoding 2',5'-phosphodiesterase 12 isoform X1: MGFIQGSKSLAVSLVKNIVGSSDKLLGNKRVSLLSRFCGTFAGKMEKVYFRNASDSKELDIVFRFVNANLKIDREFNFRRQMNEPIDAILARIQSNIQSRLAKSCKKLKTKPPAEINVKLLNDNYDGKLSELTFGDLLTQDVSNVKLQVLDTVYDLVFNPPWISALKLPSCILAGFVTYPTNVQIQFGDRQFSKAVWSKAKKPTDMDWEECGEGFQYLVAPENVGYHLKLVVTPGNAQGMAGPVLEKISNSAVQESPGSCPFQDRHRHTPHSLSAPNEMRVVSYNLLADLYASSDYAGSTLFSYCPAKYLQIDYRKPLFINEIIGYNADILCLQEVDQRIFDFDLKEILAQPPYDYHGLMAPKGKCAEGVAIFYRNSRFDLLDSQVLHLGSNIPVLPVFESLWNKIKVYAQLAERICDRSTTLQTCLLRIKDTDNYVLVANTHLYFHPDADHIRLLQMGFSMLFIEHSISKALKDFNISSPKNIGLVFCGDFNSVPECGIYKLMTEQLADRTLEDWRSNSEQAVSNVELSQPFKMGSAYGAPEYTHYTTLFSGCLDYVFYQNDRFELLKVVPLPTEEELKANAAIPSPVFPSDHVALVADLKFL; this comes from the coding sequence ATGGGTTTTATCCAAGGCTCCAAAAGTCTGGCAGTTTCTTTGGTAAAAAACATAGTCGGCAGTTCTGATAAACTTCTCGGAAATAAAAGAGTTTCACTGTTGTCCAGATTTTGTGGCACTTTCGCTGGCAAAATGGAGAAGGTTTACTTCAGAAACGCAAGTGATAGCAAGGAACTGGACATTGTGTTTCGCTTTGTGAATGCGAACTTGAAGATAGACCGGGAGTTCAATTTCCGTCGCCAAATGAACGAGCCCATCGATGCGATTCTGGCCCGGATTCAGAGCAATATTCAAAGCCGGCTGGCCAAGTCGTGCAAGaaactgaaaaccaaaccaCCCGCCGAAATCAATGTGAAACTCCTGAACGACAACTACGATGGCAAACTGAGTGAATTGACCTTTGGCGATCTACTCACCCAGGATGTCAGCAACGTGAAGCTGCAGGTGCTGGACACAGTCTACGATTTGGTGTTCAATCCGCCATGGATTTCAGCCCTCAAGTTGCCCTCGTGCATATTGGCGGGATTCGTCACCTACCCGACCAATGTGCAGATTCAGTTCGGAGATCGCCAGTTCAGCAAAGCAGTTTGGTCCAAGGCCAAGAAACCCACGGACATGGATTGGGAGGAGTGCGGAGAGGGATTTCAGTATCTGGTGGCGCCTGAGAACGTTGGTTACCATCTCAAGTTAGTGGTAACGCCGGGAAACGCACAGGGAATGGCTGGTCCGGTGTTGGAGAAGATATCCAACTCTGCGGTGCAGGAATCTCCCGGATCCTGTCCATTCCAAGATCGCCACAGGCACACGCCACACTCTTTGAGCGCCCCCAATGAAATGCGGGTGGTGTCCTACAATCTGCTGGCCGATCTGTATGCCAGCAGTGACTATGCCGGTAGCACTCTGTTCTCCTATTGCCCAGCGAAGTATCTGCAAATAGACTACAGGAAACCGCTCTTCATCAACGAGATCATCGGCTACAACGCCGATATTCTCTGCCTGCAAGAGGTCGATCAGCGGATATTCGACTTTGATTTAAAGGAAATCCTCGCACAACCTCCGTATGACTATCACGGCTTAATGGCCCCCAAAGGCAAATGTGCCGAGGGAGTGGCCATTTTCTATCGCAACTCGCGCTTTGACCTCCTGGACTCCCAGGTTCTGCATTTGGGATCCAACATCCCCGTACTGCCCGTGTTTGAAAGCCTCTGGAATAAGATCAAAGTTTACGCACAATTGGCAGAACGAATCTGTGATCGGTCCACCACTCTGCAAACTTGTTTGCTCAGGATCAAGGACACCGATAACTACGTGCTGGTGGCCAACACGCATTTATATTTCCATCCGGATGCAGATCACATTCGACTGCTGCAGATGGGATTTTCCATGCTCTTTATAGAGCACTCAATTAGCAAAGCATTGAAGGACTTTAATATAAGTAGCCCCAAGAACATTGGACTGGTATTTTGTGGCGATTTCAACAGCGTTCCCGAGTGCGGAATCTACAAGTTGATGACGGAGCAGCTCGCGGACAGAACTCTGGAGGATTGGCGAAGTAATTCCGAGCAGGCTGTTTCGAATGTGGAGCTCTCACAGCCGTTCAAGATGGGCTCTGCTTACGGGGCACCGGAGTATACCCACTACACCACCCTGTTTTCGGGTTGCTTGGACTACGTATTCTACCAAAACGATCGCTTCGAGTTGCTAAAGGTGGTCCCACTGCCAACAGAGGAGGAGCTGAAAGCCAACGCTGCCATACCTTCGCCTGTTTTTCCATCCGATCATGTGGCTCTGGTAGCCGATCTTAAGTTTCTTTAA